Proteins encoded within one genomic window of Nonomuraea gerenzanensis:
- a CDS encoding glucoamylase family protein, whose translation MRKTVLSCLLVLSLGLTAAPAQADSTLHRYARDTWRSMDAMVEPATGLPADKVTGDLRTRARITSPTNIATYVWSTLVARDLRLITARDATTRIGRVLDALARMERNAPTGQFYNWYDPATLQLARSFPDSGDPIHPFASSVDNGWLASALMMVRTAVPAHARAADTLVRSMDFTAYYDPAARPDAGTGLLRGGFWPEPPPRDCNTPTDYAGTGVTVYSTCHHYGAPAETRIGQYVAIALGQLPPETYFGPYRTFPDNGCDYGWQEQRPVGEWKRYLGVNVWEGTYEYRGLRYVPNWGGSMFEALMPDLVVPEARWAPRSWGRNHPVFVRAQIEHGLNEAKYGYWGFSPSNDPHGGYNVYGVDQLGMDEPGYPSDRERTGVDPGYEGCRPAKPLPQTYGDGVVTPHASFLALPYAERAALDNLARLRRDFDAYGPGGFYDAIAVRTGVVSKWYLALDQGMAMAALGNVLTGGALHRYFAGSGVEERLRPVMRLESWEVG comes from the coding sequence ATGCGCAAGACAGTCCTGTCCTGCTTACTCGTGCTGTCGCTGGGTCTGACGGCCGCGCCCGCCCAGGCCGACAGCACGCTGCACCGCTACGCCAGGGACACCTGGCGCTCCATGGACGCCATGGTCGAGCCCGCCACCGGCCTGCCCGCCGACAAGGTGACAGGAGACCTGCGGACCAGGGCCAGGATCACCTCGCCCACCAACATCGCCACGTACGTGTGGAGCACGCTTGTCGCCCGCGACCTGCGCCTGATCACCGCCCGTGACGCCACCACCAGGATCGGCCGGGTGCTGGACGCGCTGGCCCGCATGGAGCGCAACGCCCCCACCGGCCAGTTCTACAACTGGTACGACCCGGCCACCCTCCAGCTCGCCCGCAGCTTCCCCGACTCGGGCGACCCCATCCACCCGTTCGCCTCCAGCGTGGACAACGGCTGGCTGGCCAGCGCACTCATGATGGTGCGCACCGCCGTCCCCGCCCACGCCAGGGCGGCCGACACCCTGGTGCGGTCGATGGACTTCACCGCCTACTACGACCCGGCCGCCCGCCCCGACGCCGGCACCGGCCTGCTGCGCGGCGGCTTCTGGCCGGAACCGCCGCCCAGGGACTGCAACACCCCCACCGACTACGCCGGCACCGGCGTGACCGTCTACTCCACCTGCCACCACTACGGCGCCCCCGCCGAGACCCGCATCGGCCAGTACGTCGCCATCGCGCTCGGCCAGCTCCCGCCCGAGACCTACTTCGGCCCCTACCGCACGTTCCCCGACAACGGCTGCGACTACGGCTGGCAGGAGCAGCGGCCGGTCGGCGAGTGGAAGCGGTACCTGGGCGTCAACGTCTGGGAGGGCACCTACGAGTACCGCGGCCTGCGTTACGTCCCCAACTGGGGCGGCTCGATGTTCGAGGCCCTCATGCCCGACCTGGTCGTCCCCGAGGCCAGGTGGGCGCCCAGGAGCTGGGGCCGCAACCACCCGGTGTTCGTCCGCGCCCAGATCGAGCACGGCCTGAACGAGGCGAAGTACGGCTACTGGGGCTTCTCCCCGTCCAACGACCCGCATGGCGGCTACAACGTCTACGGCGTGGACCAGCTCGGCATGGACGAGCCCGGCTACCCCTCCGACCGCGAGCGCACCGGCGTGGACCCCGGCTACGAGGGCTGCCGGCCCGCCAAGCCGCTGCCGCAGACGTACGGGGACGGCGTCGTCACCCCGCACGCCAGCTTCCTGGCCCTGCCGTACGCCGAGCGCGCCGCCCTGGACAACCTGGCCAGGCTGCGCCGCGACTTCGACGCCTACGGCCCCGGCGGCTTCTACGACGCGATCGCCGTCCGCACCGGCGTCGTGTCGAAGTGGTATCTGGCGCTCGACCAGGGCATGGCCATGGCCGCGCTGGGCAACGTGCTCACCGGCGGCGCCCTGCACCGCTACTTCGCGGGCTCCGGCGTGGAGGAGAGGCTGCGGCCGGTGATGCGGCTGGAGAGCTGGGAGGTCGGATGA
- a CDS encoding carbohydrate ABC transporter permease translates to MTRTTRRQRAVIYLGLSIGLALVAGPFLWTALSSVKPEQEIRRDPPTFWPETWTPANFAELFGRVDLGTAFANSVIIALVLVATNLLFCSMVGYAFAKLSFRGKNVLFGLVLVQLAIPAIVVLMPQFVLIARLGLVNTFVGIILPTVVTPLGVFMMRQFISDLPDELIDAARVDGARELRVFFTIILPLCGPALATLGLITFLGSWNNFLWPAVVAQSEDLYTLPVALNILNGYEGTHYNLLVAGSVVVIAPILFLFVFLQRFFIQGIATTGLK, encoded by the coding sequence ATGACCAGGACCACCCGCCGCCAGCGCGCGGTCATCTACCTGGGGCTCTCCATCGGCCTGGCGCTGGTCGCGGGGCCGTTCCTGTGGACGGCGCTGAGCTCGGTCAAGCCCGAGCAGGAGATCAGGCGCGACCCGCCGACGTTCTGGCCCGAGACGTGGACGCCGGCCAACTTCGCCGAGCTGTTCGGCCGGGTGGACCTCGGCACCGCGTTCGCCAACAGCGTGATCATCGCGCTCGTGCTGGTCGCCACGAACCTGCTCTTCTGCTCCATGGTCGGCTACGCCTTCGCCAAGCTCTCCTTCCGCGGCAAGAACGTGCTCTTCGGCCTGGTGCTCGTGCAGCTCGCGATCCCCGCCATCGTCGTGCTGATGCCGCAGTTCGTGCTGATCGCCCGGCTCGGCCTGGTCAACACGTTCGTCGGGATCATCCTGCCGACCGTGGTGACGCCGCTGGGCGTCTTCATGATGCGGCAGTTCATCTCCGACCTGCCGGACGAGCTGATCGACGCGGCCCGCGTGGACGGCGCCAGGGAGCTCCGCGTCTTCTTCACCATCATCCTGCCGCTGTGCGGGCCCGCGCTGGCCACGCTCGGGCTGATCACGTTCCTCGGCTCGTGGAACAACTTCCTCTGGCCGGCCGTGGTCGCCCAGAGCGAGGACCTGTACACCCTGCCCGTCGCCCTCAACATCCTCAACGGCTACGAGGGCACCCACTACAACCTGCTGGTGGCCGGGTCGGTCGTGGTGATCGCGCCGATCCTGTTCCTGTTCGTCTTCCTGCAGCGCTTCTTCATCCAGGGCATCGCCACCACCGGACTCAAGTAG
- a CDS encoding carbohydrate ABC transporter permease, with product MAVLTRQAPPAPAPVRVRGALRRSGVGWLFVLPFVVLFAVFYLGPLLVGIGMSFTDLRSTDVADPLAVDLVGAENYLRLMNDGAMRRAALNTVVFVLTALPLTIGLGLAAAVLLNTGIARLPAAFFRLGYYLPNITSIIGIAVAWKFLLEPDAGLVNRLLGLAGVEGPDWLGTEATALPSIIVMTAWRSFGFTMVVLLAALQTIPRELYEAAAVDGAGRWARFHAVTLPSLRPVLLFCTVYSSVGFMQFLEEPLVMTRGGPLDATLSASLAIFNQFGVGDYGYAGAASTVLFTVIVALAVLQLRLGRKR from the coding sequence ATGGCCGTCCTCACGAGACAGGCGCCGCCCGCCCCCGCACCGGTCCGGGTCAGGGGCGCGTTACGCCGGTCCGGCGTCGGCTGGCTCTTCGTCCTGCCGTTCGTGGTGCTGTTCGCGGTGTTCTACCTGGGGCCGCTGCTGGTCGGCATCGGGATGAGCTTCACCGACCTGCGCAGCACCGACGTGGCCGACCCGCTCGCCGTCGACCTGGTCGGCGCCGAGAACTACCTGCGGCTGATGAACGACGGCGCCATGCGCAGGGCCGCGCTCAACACCGTGGTCTTCGTGCTCACCGCGCTGCCGCTGACCATCGGGCTCGGGCTGGCCGCGGCCGTGCTGCTCAACACGGGCATCGCCCGCCTGCCCGCCGCGTTCTTCCGGCTCGGCTACTACCTGCCCAACATCACCAGCATCATCGGCATCGCGGTGGCCTGGAAGTTCCTGCTGGAGCCCGACGCGGGGCTGGTCAACCGGCTGCTCGGCCTGGCCGGCGTCGAGGGCCCCGACTGGCTGGGGACCGAGGCCACCGCGCTGCCCTCGATCATCGTGATGACGGCCTGGCGCAGCTTCGGCTTCACCATGGTCGTGCTGCTGGCCGCGCTGCAGACGATCCCGAGGGAGCTGTACGAGGCCGCGGCGGTGGACGGCGCCGGGCGCTGGGCCCGCTTTCACGCGGTGACCCTGCCCTCGCTGCGGCCCGTGCTGCTGTTCTGCACGGTCTACAGCTCGGTCGGCTTCATGCAGTTCCTGGAGGAGCCGCTGGTCATGACCCGGGGCGGGCCGCTGGACGCCACGCTGTCGGCCTCGCTGGCCATCTTCAACCAGTTCGGCGTCGGCGACTACGGCTACGCCGGGGCCGCCTCGACCGTCCTGTTCACGGTGATCGTGGCGCTGGCCGTCCTGCAGCTCAGGCTGGGGAGGAAACGATGA
- a CDS encoding sugar ABC transporter substrate-binding protein, which yields MNTTTRRAAGVLALTIVAAGCGRGPETAPEQARDVTTGKIAGEVTVWAMGEEGKALGAFVADFESANPGVEVNVTAIGWDVAHDKLTSAIAGGATPDVSMIGSTWSGELAKTGALEPTPGNLVDKSAFFPGAWQTVDINGTAYGVPWYVETRVLYYRTDQAKKAGVEPPATWREFTAFVRALKDKGGASRGFNQSYQLGASWQEVLPLIWQAGGEIVEDGRYTFDTPEAVTALKQYASLFEQGLAPTDTPANAFPQTFVKGEVGAFYSGPWMIGVLNDDGGPGFADKFDVAPYPKGPVSATSFVGGADMAVFKQAENRDAAWKFIQWLSEPKVQAKWYTTVKALPAVQAAWQEPELKADEQLAVFGEQLKDARTPPPFPTWEQVARVLEAELEKLARGRSTPEQTAEAIQARADTIGTGL from the coding sequence GTGAACACCACCACCCGGCGCGCCGCGGGCGTGCTGGCGCTGACGATCGTGGCCGCGGGCTGCGGCCGGGGCCCGGAGACGGCGCCCGAGCAGGCGCGGGACGTCACGACCGGCAAGATCGCGGGGGAGGTCACGGTCTGGGCGATGGGCGAGGAGGGCAAGGCGCTCGGCGCGTTCGTCGCGGACTTCGAGAGCGCCAACCCCGGCGTCGAGGTCAACGTGACGGCCATCGGCTGGGACGTGGCGCACGACAAGCTCACTTCGGCGATCGCGGGCGGCGCCACCCCCGACGTGAGCATGATCGGCTCCACCTGGTCGGGCGAGCTGGCCAAGACCGGCGCGCTGGAGCCCACGCCGGGCAACCTGGTCGACAAGTCGGCGTTCTTCCCCGGCGCCTGGCAGACCGTGGACATCAACGGCACCGCGTACGGCGTGCCCTGGTACGTCGAGACCCGCGTCCTGTACTACCGCACCGACCAGGCGAAGAAGGCCGGGGTCGAGCCCCCGGCGACGTGGCGGGAGTTCACCGCGTTCGTCCGCGCCCTGAAGGACAAGGGCGGCGCGAGCCGCGGCTTCAACCAGAGCTACCAGCTCGGCGCCTCCTGGCAGGAGGTGCTGCCGCTGATCTGGCAGGCGGGCGGCGAGATCGTCGAGGACGGCAGGTACACCTTCGACACCCCCGAGGCGGTCACCGCGCTCAAGCAGTACGCCTCGCTGTTCGAGCAGGGCCTGGCCCCCACCGACACCCCCGCGAACGCCTTCCCGCAGACCTTCGTCAAGGGCGAGGTCGGTGCCTTCTACTCCGGCCCCTGGATGATCGGCGTGCTGAACGACGACGGCGGCCCGGGGTTCGCCGACAAGTTCGACGTCGCGCCCTACCCCAAGGGCCCGGTCTCGGCGACGAGCTTCGTGGGCGGCGCGGACATGGCCGTGTTCAAGCAGGCCGAGAACCGTGACGCCGCCTGGAAGTTCATCCAGTGGCTGAGCGAGCCGAAGGTGCAGGCCAAGTGGTACACCACGGTCAAGGCGCTGCCGGCCGTACAGGCGGCCTGGCAGGAGCCCGAGCTGAAGGCCGACGAGCAGCTCGCGGTCTTCGGCGAGCAGCTCAAGGACGCCAGGACACCGCCGCCGTTCCCCACCTGGGAGCAGGTGGCCAGGGTGCTGGAGGCCGAGCTGGAGAAGCTGGCGCGCGGCCGGTCCACGCCCGAGCAGACGGCCGAGGCGATCCAGGCGCGGGCCGACACGATCGGGACCGGCCTGTAG
- a CDS encoding LacI family DNA-binding transcriptional regulator has protein sequence MDVTIYEVAKRAGVSIATVSRALRGTGPVAAKTREKVLKAVEELNYTPSHLGVSLAEGRHAANGVVFPDLAGPYYAEVLLGYEEVASELGRSVIILSTKGRTKVGDLIKDLAGRVDGMLIFGHTVPEPLVAELVRLGVRLVFVSRDPLPGADTLRSENTASARALAAHLREHGYDRFAFLGAPLTSDDDVDERWRGVRGVLGGAIEAVGTGHYTVECGHEAATKLLKGRDRPRAIVCSDDEVALGALLAAEELGLAVPGDVAVTGWDDIMAARHARPALTTVRQPMRELGARAARALDELITGARDTPSHIVLTTELVIRSSCGHHPQEVPT, from the coding sequence ATGGACGTGACCATCTACGAAGTGGCCAAGCGGGCGGGCGTGTCGATCGCCACCGTGTCCAGGGCCCTGCGGGGCACCGGCCCCGTCGCCGCCAAGACGCGTGAGAAGGTGCTCAAGGCCGTCGAGGAGCTCAACTACACGCCCAGCCACCTGGGCGTCAGCCTCGCCGAGGGCCGCCACGCCGCCAACGGCGTGGTCTTCCCCGACCTGGCGGGCCCGTACTACGCCGAGGTGCTGCTGGGCTACGAGGAGGTCGCCTCCGAGCTGGGCCGCTCGGTGATCATCCTGTCCACCAAGGGCCGCACGAAGGTCGGCGACCTGATCAAGGACCTGGCCGGCCGGGTGGACGGCATGCTCATCTTCGGCCACACCGTCCCGGAGCCGCTGGTCGCGGAGCTGGTCCGGCTCGGCGTCCGGCTGGTGTTCGTCTCCCGCGACCCGCTGCCCGGCGCCGACACGCTGCGCAGCGAGAACACCGCCTCGGCGCGGGCGCTCGCCGCGCATCTGCGCGAGCACGGCTACGACCGCTTCGCCTTCCTCGGCGCCCCACTGACCAGCGACGACGACGTGGACGAGCGCTGGCGCGGCGTCCGCGGCGTGCTCGGCGGGGCGATCGAGGCCGTCGGCACCGGCCACTACACCGTGGAGTGCGGCCACGAGGCCGCCACGAAGCTGCTCAAGGGCAGGGACAGGCCGCGGGCGATCGTCTGCTCCGACGACGAGGTGGCGCTGGGGGCGCTGCTGGCCGCCGAGGAGCTGGGCCTGGCCGTGCCCGGCGACGTGGCCGTGACCGGCTGGGACGACATCATGGCCGCCCGCCACGCCCGGCCGGCGCTGACCACCGTACGGCAGCCGATGCGCGAGCTCGGCGCCCGCGCCGCCCGCGCGCTCGACGAGCTGATCACGGGGGCCCGCGACACCCCGAGCCACATCGTCCTGACCACCGAGCTGGTCATCCGCTCCAGCTGCGGTCACCACCCCCAGGAGGTTCCGACGTGA
- a CDS encoding nitroreductase family deazaflavin-dependent oxidoreductase, protein MLYGEEHVRRYQETDGAEGHDWNDTVVLLLTTKGRKSGRPFTTPLIYQPFGDDYLVVASKGGDPDHPGWYKNLQANPEVEVQVKGDKFKARARTAAPEEKPEMWKVMARTWPDYDEYQKKTDREIPVVVLERAT, encoded by the coding sequence ATGCTCTACGGCGAAGAACATGTCCGGCGTTACCAGGAGACCGACGGGGCGGAGGGCCACGACTGGAACGACACCGTCGTGCTCCTGCTGACCACCAAGGGGCGCAAGTCCGGCCGCCCCTTCACCACGCCCCTCATCTACCAGCCGTTCGGCGACGACTACCTCGTGGTGGCGTCCAAGGGCGGCGACCCCGACCATCCGGGGTGGTACAAGAACCTCCAGGCCAACCCGGAGGTGGAGGTGCAGGTGAAGGGCGACAAGTTCAAGGCCCGCGCCCGCACGGCCGCGCCGGAGGAGAAGCCCGAGATGTGGAAGGTGATGGCGCGCACCTGGCCCGACTACGACGAGTACCAGAAGAAGACCGACAGGGAGATCCCCGTCGTCGTGCTCGAACGCGCCACCTGA
- a CDS encoding S8 family serine peptidase — MQQRTALLGVVLLAATAIAAPAHAAPVQPATKLQPAKTITLITGDKVTLRELPNKQTQLDVAPGPGRERIHFVHRRSADGLSIVPVDALPLLAAGTLDPRLFDVTRLAALGYDDAASPRLPLIVTYPEGSAALRAAEGRPLPAVNGVARQEPRTGALWQTLTGQARTAAAPARIWLDGKAKVSLDVSVPHIGAPAAWAAGHTGQDVPVAVLDTGYDPGHPDLANQVVKTENFTAEPDTSDLNGHGTHVASTIAGTGAASGGSRKGVAPGAKLMIGKVCGQDGYCADSAIVEGMTWAAQNGARVANLSLGGPDAPGIDPLEQAVNTLSAQYGTLFVIASGNDGPQALGSPSSADAALSVGASHRDADVVAQFSSTGPRPGDAAVKPDLIAPGVGIVAARAGAPEGASGDELYTEMSGTSMATPHVAGAAAVVAGLHPDWKGERIKAALMAATAPGEELGAYVQGSGRVDVARAVGQRITTEPASLGMGDVELPDTAPKTRTLTYRNDGDAPVRLELSVLAKDGAGQRVTPFSLSAEAVDVPAHGTAQVTVTAKPAATGLFSGTVIARSGDVSVRTGIGMRVEPEKRGLGLRFTGSDGQPAGTAFAGVIDVESGEQTNYDVSGGSLDLRLLKGRRYTVVILMADHDGTLVMAAEPEFTLDGDRTVTADARRAEPVDVRTEEPTARLAIGMLGMLQLVEGKQPLGVDVDLAGMWGAERVEGIKAIPTARTASKKFAYYRWTQWAKPKGDGTYDASPYFYHLMKAEPRIPADPGYRPRRRDLAEVTSTYAAQRDGKTGEHMALPVLYGTELAWMPYVHVAHVPLPFTRTEYYTPGDTGWYPSFAQYKLPPEGIDDLDQFFFGRTTVYRAGRKSTERWNGAVLGAALNPDGDYNWREENLLQFSTSLFDDGRPDRHSFGSYTAPQAKLYRDGKEIYSTTDTLPGWIDVPAERKESEYRLTMTADRAPAMTQLSTRVSAEWRFRSKTPAAGERQLLPLLAVKIDAELDERNRAAVGPARLPLRLQRQAGSPDLKLRTLSLDISYDDGRTWLPTLVHPSGKGEWSAGTWHPAWARGTFASLRVKAADTGGNAFTQTVVRAYQIK, encoded by the coding sequence GTGCAACAGAGAACGGCCCTCCTGGGCGTCGTGTTACTGGCCGCCACGGCGATCGCCGCACCGGCCCACGCGGCGCCCGTCCAGCCCGCCACCAAGCTCCAACCGGCGAAGACGATCACGCTCATCACCGGCGACAAGGTCACCCTCCGCGAGCTGCCCAACAAGCAGACCCAGCTCGACGTCGCTCCCGGCCCGGGCCGGGAGCGGATCCACTTCGTGCACCGCAGGTCCGCGGACGGGCTCAGCATCGTGCCCGTGGACGCGCTGCCCCTGCTGGCCGCGGGCACCCTCGACCCCCGGCTCTTCGACGTGACCCGGCTCGCCGCGCTCGGCTACGACGACGCCGCCAGCCCGCGGCTCCCGCTCATCGTGACCTATCCCGAGGGCTCCGCCGCGCTGCGCGCCGCCGAGGGGCGCCCGCTGCCCGCCGTCAACGGCGTGGCCAGGCAGGAGCCCCGTACCGGTGCGCTGTGGCAGACGCTGACGGGGCAGGCGCGGACCGCCGCCGCCCCCGCCAGGATCTGGCTCGACGGCAAGGCCAAGGTCTCCCTCGACGTCAGCGTGCCGCACATCGGCGCGCCCGCCGCCTGGGCGGCCGGCCACACCGGCCAGGACGTCCCCGTCGCGGTGCTCGACACCGGCTACGACCCCGGCCACCCCGACCTGGCGAACCAGGTCGTCAAGACGGAGAACTTCACCGCCGAGCCCGACACGAGCGACCTGAACGGCCACGGCACCCACGTCGCCTCCACGATCGCCGGTACCGGCGCCGCCTCGGGCGGCAGCCGCAAGGGCGTCGCCCCCGGCGCCAAGCTCATGATCGGCAAGGTCTGCGGCCAGGACGGCTACTGCGCCGACTCGGCCATCGTCGAGGGCATGACCTGGGCGGCGCAGAACGGCGCCCGCGTCGCCAACCTCAGCCTCGGCGGCCCCGACGCTCCCGGCATCGACCCGCTGGAGCAGGCCGTCAACACGCTCTCGGCCCAGTACGGCACGCTGTTCGTGATCGCCTCAGGCAACGACGGGCCCCAGGCGCTCGGCTCGCCGAGCAGCGCCGACGCCGCGCTGTCCGTCGGCGCCTCCCACCGCGACGCCGACGTCGTCGCCCAGTTCAGCAGCACCGGCCCGCGCCCCGGTGACGCGGCGGTCAAACCCGACCTGATCGCCCCCGGCGTGGGCATCGTCGCCGCCAGGGCCGGCGCCCCCGAGGGCGCCTCGGGCGACGAGCTGTACACGGAGATGAGCGGCACGTCCATGGCCACCCCGCACGTGGCGGGCGCGGCGGCCGTCGTGGCCGGGCTGCACCCCGACTGGAAGGGCGAGCGCATCAAGGCGGCGCTGATGGCCGCCACGGCCCCCGGCGAGGAGCTGGGCGCGTACGTGCAGGGCTCGGGCCGGGTGGACGTGGCCCGAGCCGTCGGCCAGCGGATCACGACCGAGCCCGCCTCCCTCGGCATGGGGGACGTCGAGCTGCCCGACACCGCCCCGAAGACGAGGACGCTCACCTACCGCAACGACGGTGACGCCCCCGTCCGGCTGGAGCTGAGCGTGCTCGCCAAGGACGGCGCCGGCCAGCGCGTCACGCCGTTCAGCCTGAGCGCCGAGGCGGTGGACGTGCCCGCGCACGGCACCGCCCAGGTGACGGTGACAGCCAAGCCCGCCGCGACCGGCCTGTTCAGCGGCACGGTCATCGCCAGGAGCGGCGACGTCAGCGTCCGCACCGGCATCGGCATGCGCGTCGAGCCGGAGAAGCGGGGGCTCGGCCTGCGCTTCACCGGCAGCGACGGGCAGCCGGCCGGGACGGCCTTCGCCGGCGTGATCGACGTCGAGTCGGGCGAGCAGACCAACTACGACGTCTCCGGCGGCAGCCTGGACCTGCGGCTGCTCAAGGGCCGCCGCTACACGGTCGTCATCCTGATGGCCGACCACGACGGCACGCTGGTGATGGCGGCCGAGCCGGAGTTCACGCTCGACGGCGACCGTACGGTCACCGCCGACGCCCGCCGCGCCGAGCCGGTGGACGTGCGCACGGAGGAGCCGACCGCGCGGCTGGCCATCGGCATGCTGGGCATGCTCCAGCTCGTCGAGGGCAAGCAGCCCCTCGGCGTGGACGTGGACCTGGCCGGCATGTGGGGCGCGGAGCGCGTCGAGGGCATCAAGGCCATCCCGACGGCCCGGACGGCCAGCAAGAAGTTCGCCTACTACCGCTGGACCCAGTGGGCCAAGCCGAAGGGCGACGGCACCTACGACGCCAGCCCGTACTTCTACCACCTGATGAAGGCCGAGCCGCGCATCCCCGCCGACCCCGGCTACCGCCCGCGCCGCCGCGACCTGGCCGAGGTGACCTCCACCTACGCCGCCCAGCGGGACGGCAAGACCGGCGAGCACATGGCGCTGCCCGTCCTGTACGGGACAGAGCTGGCCTGGATGCCGTACGTGCACGTGGCGCACGTGCCGCTGCCGTTCACCAGGACCGAGTACTACACGCCCGGCGACACCGGCTGGTACCCGTCCTTCGCCCAGTACAAGCTCCCGCCGGAGGGCATCGACGACCTCGACCAGTTCTTCTTCGGCCGGACCACCGTCTACCGCGCCGGCCGGAAGAGCACCGAGCGCTGGAACGGCGCCGTCCTCGGGGCCGCGCTCAACCCCGACGGCGACTACAACTGGCGCGAGGAGAACCTGCTGCAGTTCAGCACCTCGCTGTTCGACGACGGCAGGCCCGACCGCCACTCCTTCGGCTCGTACACGGCCCCGCAGGCCAAGCTCTACCGCGACGGCAAGGAGATCTACAGCACCACCGACACCCTGCCCGGCTGGATCGACGTGCCCGCCGAGCGCAAGGAGAGCGAGTACCGCCTGACGATGACCGCCGACCGGGCCCCCGCCATGACGCAGCTGTCCACCCGGGTCAGCGCCGAGTGGCGGTTCCGGTCGAAGACCCCGGCGGCGGGCGAGCGGCAGCTGCTGCCGCTGCTGGCCGTCAAGATCGACGCCGAGCTGGACGAGCGCAACAGGGCCGCCGTCGGCCCCGCGCGCCTGCCCCTGCGCCTCCAGCGCCAGGCCGGCTCGCCCGACCTGAAGCTGCGCACGCTCAGCCTCGACATCTCCTACGACGACGGCCGCACCTGGCTGCCCACGCTGGTGCACCCGTCGGGCAAGGGCGAGTGGTCGGCCGGGACCTGGCACCCGGCCTGGGCGCGCGGCACGTTCGCCTCGCTGCGGGTCAAGGCCGCCGACACCGGTGGCAACGCCTTCACCCAGACCGTGGTGCGGGCGTACCAGATCAAGTGA
- a CDS encoding TrmB family transcriptional regulator, which translates to MRQLPETAKIEHVQEDGRALEIVGISAFDERIYRSVLACPGITVQELVMRSGESAGRIQSSLSRLRAKGLVSRLWGRSPRWTATNPGTAIRSLVRDMQSELDLLTDTADELEAAFRDVGTDPAGGDQFEVLAGPEEQARWYVRLQQEAKEEVLTFDRPPYVLDYHNPLQTDLLRNGVRYRTIYVPEAFEHAGALDEVGSLIRAGEEARILPWLPFKMALVDRSRAVMPLHMDPPLTRGVLIRGSTMVVALVELFERLWREALPVRPELWSQGSPELTPEGDPDAGLSLEDRRLLALLAAGLKDDAIARQLGTSPRSLRRRLRHLLDELNAETRFQAGAQASRRGLV; encoded by the coding sequence TTGCGGCAACTGCCGGAAACGGCCAAGATCGAGCACGTGCAGGAGGACGGCCGCGCGCTGGAGATCGTCGGCATCAGCGCGTTCGACGAGCGGATCTACCGCAGTGTGCTGGCCTGCCCGGGGATCACCGTGCAGGAGCTGGTCATGCGCAGCGGCGAGAGCGCCGGGCGCATCCAGTCGTCGCTGAGCAGGCTGCGGGCCAAGGGCCTGGTCAGCCGCCTGTGGGGGCGATCGCCGCGCTGGACGGCGACGAACCCGGGCACCGCGATCCGCTCGCTGGTCCGCGACATGCAGAGCGAGCTGGACCTGCTCACCGACACGGCCGACGAACTGGAGGCGGCCTTCCGCGACGTCGGCACCGACCCCGCGGGCGGCGACCAGTTCGAGGTGCTGGCGGGGCCGGAGGAGCAGGCCCGCTGGTACGTCAGGCTGCAGCAGGAGGCCAAGGAGGAGGTGCTGACCTTCGACCGGCCGCCGTACGTGCTGGACTACCACAACCCGCTGCAGACCGACCTGCTGCGCAACGGCGTGCGCTACCGAACCATCTACGTGCCCGAGGCCTTCGAGCACGCCGGGGCGCTCGACGAGGTGGGCAGCCTGATCAGGGCGGGCGAGGAGGCGCGGATCCTGCCGTGGCTGCCGTTCAAGATGGCGCTGGTCGACCGGTCGCGGGCGGTCATGCCGCTGCACATGGACCCGCCGCTGACCCGGGGGGTGCTGATCAGGGGGTCCACCATGGTGGTGGCACTGGTGGAGTTGTTCGAGCGGCTGTGGCGGGAGGCGCTGCCCGTACGTCCGGAGCTGTGGTCGCAGGGGTCGCCCGAGCTGACGCCGGAGGGCGATCCAGACGCGGGGCTGAGCCTGGAGGATCGACGGCTGCTGGCGCTGCTGGCGGCCGGGCTCAAGGACGACGCCATCGCCCGGCAGCTCGGCACCAGCCCGCGCAGCCTGCGGCGGCGGCTGCGGCACCTGCTCGACGAGCTGAACGCCGAGACGCGCTTCCAGGCGGGCGCCCAGGCCAGCCGCCGCGGCCTCGTCTGA